The Rhodoferax ferrireducens T118 DNA segment TATTGCCTGGAAGACATGGCATGACGCGGCCCGGCTCGCCAGATTCGCCTCGTGCGGCCCTGATGCCGCTCGATGACGCTTTGAGCCAGTTGCTGGCTTTTGCCGTGCCGCTGGCCGATATCGAATTTGTGTCCACCTTTGAGGCCGATGGCCGGGTGCTGGCGCAAGATTTGGTGTCTGACCTGCAGGTGCCCCCGCACGACAACAGTTCGATGGATGGCTATGCCGTGCGCTGCTTTGACGTGGCGCAGGCCTTGCAGGCTACTGCGCCAGAGGCGGGCACTTTGCCCGTGTCGCAACGCATTGCCGCTGGCTCGTCGGGTGTGCCGTTGGCCCCGATGACCGTGGCGCGTATTTTTACCGGCGCGCCGATCCCTTTTGGTGCCGATGCCGTGGTGATGCAGGAAGACTGCGAAGTGCTGCCTGGCGCGGACGGACACAGCAGCAACGTGGTGCGCATCAAGTCCGTGCCGGCACCGGGCCAATGGATTCGCCGTGCCGGTGAGGACGTCACACGAGGCGCTGTTGTGCTCTCAAAAGGAGAGCTGCTAACGCCCGCCGCATTGGGGCTGGCGGCCAGTATTGGCATGAACCTGTTGCAGGTAGCGCGGCGCCCGCGGGTGGCCTTGTTCTCGACCGGCGACGAGTTGGTCATGCCCGGCGACGTGGCGCCTGAGCAGATGAAGCCCGGTGCCATCTACAACTCCAACCGCTTCTTCTTGCGCGCGCTGCTGCTGCGCCTGGGCTGTGAGGTGAGCGACCTGGGTATCGTGCCGGACCGCCTGGACGCCACGGTAGCCGCCCTGCAGGCGGCCGCGCAGGACCATGACCTGATCCTGACCAGCGGTGGTGTCTCGGTCGGCGAAGAAGACCACATCAAGCCCGCCGTGCAGTCGCTGGGGCAGCTTGATTTGTGGCAGATCGCCATCAAACCCGGCAAGCCGTTTGCCTATGGCCGGGTGGCCAACGCCCACTTTATCGGGCTGCCTGGCAATCCGGTGTCAAGCTTTGTCACCTTCTTGCTGCTGGTGCGGCCGTTTTTGCTTGAATTGCAAGGGGTCACCCATAGCGCTATTAAATCAATAGCTATACCCGCCCATTTCACCTGGGCTAGAGCCGATAAACGCCGTGAGTTCTTGCGCGTGCGGCGCAACGCCGCGGGTGGGCTGGATCTGTTTGCCAACCAAAGCTCGGGTGTGCTGACCTCGGCCGTCTGGGGTGATGGGCTGGTGGACAACCCGCCCGGCCAGGCCATTGCTATTGGTGACCACGTGCGGTTTATTCCTTTTTCGGAGTTGTTGGGATGAAAGTTACTGTCAAGTATTTCGCCTCCATCCGCGAGGCGCTGGGTTTGGCCAGCGAGTCCGTGACGACCGATTCAGCCACTTTGGCTGCGCTGCGGGATGAGTTGATTGCGCGGGGCGGGGCGTATGCTGATTGCCTGGCGCGGGGACGCTCGGTGCGGCTGGCTGTTGATCAGGTGATGTGTGATGAGGCTGTTGCATTGGTGGAGGGGGCTGAGGTGGCGTTCTTTCCTCCTGTCACGGGGGGGTGAATTTGTGAGGGCTGGTTTATTGCTATTTTTTCCCCCACTCACTCCCCCAACCCCTCTCTCGCCCCGCCGGGCGAAAGAGGGGAGCTTCATGTGGCCGCGTTTTTTTGAGGTGGGAAATTTGCAGTCGACTGCGCACTGGCCTTTGAGTGGTGCCAACCCATCGAGAAGCCGATCAATTAGTTAAAGGCCAACGTGCCTGGGTGCGTCGATTTCCCACCTTCAAAGACAAGGCCAAATGTGGCGGTTAGCTCCCCTTTCCGCCCCGGCGGGGGTGGAGAGGGGTTGGGGGAGAGGGGGGGAATACACCAATAAAAAGATCTGAGGCATCGCCAGTAAATGTGAGGCATCGCCAGTAAGGAAGCAACCCATGGAAAATCAAGCAACTTCACCACGAGTCAGCATTCAAACCGCAGATTTCGACCTCAGCACTGAGGTCGCGCTGCTACGTGCGCAAGACCCCCGCGTAGGCGCCGTCTGCAGCTTCATCGGCACCGTGCGCGACCGCACCGCGGGCACATCCGGCAGCATCAGCAGCATGGAGCTGGAGCATTACCCCGGCATGACCGAAAAATCGATCGAGGCCATGATGGATGCGGCGCTCAAGCGTTTTGACATCTATGGCGCGCGTGTCATTCACCGCGTTGGACTGCTGCAACCGCTGGATCAGATCGTGCTGGTGGCGGTTACCTCGGCGCACCGGGGCGAGAGTTTCAAGGCCTGCGAGTTTTTGATGGACTACCTCAAAACCCAAGCCCCGTTCTGGAAGAAGGAGCAAACCCCCGAGGGCGCGCGCTGGGTTGATGCGCGAGTCAGCGACGATGCCGCCCTGGCACGCTGGGGCATTGCGGCATCCAATTAGTTCAGGTAGCGCGGCGGCTCGGCACTGGCAAAGGCATCCGGCGGCGAAGAAGCTGGAGCGTCAGGGTTAGGGCTCAGCAACAGGCCCCAGTCGGCTTCTTTCAGCGCCAGTTCGAGCAGATGCATGAAGCCATGCAGCAAGGGCGGACCCAGGGTGACTTCAAAGCAGCGTGATCCCTGGCTGCCCTCCAGTTTTTCTTCAAACCCCACGCGCAAGTTGCCTGCGTCAAGAGGCGTGATGTGGATCGTGGTGGCCAGCAGCGGCTCC contains these protein-coding regions:
- the glp gene encoding molybdopterin molybdotransferase MoeA — protein: MTRPGSPDSPRAALMPLDDALSQLLAFAVPLADIEFVSTFEADGRVLAQDLVSDLQVPPHDNSSMDGYAVRCFDVAQALQATAPEAGTLPVSQRIAAGSSGVPLAPMTVARIFTGAPIPFGADAVVMQEDCEVLPGADGHSSNVVRIKSVPAPGQWIRRAGEDVTRGAVVLSKGELLTPAALGLAASIGMNLLQVARRPRVALFSTGDELVMPGDVAPEQMKPGAIYNSNRFFLRALLLRLGCEVSDLGIVPDRLDATVAALQAAAQDHDLILTSGGVSVGEEDHIKPAVQSLGQLDLWQIAIKPGKPFAYGRVANAHFIGLPGNPVSSFVTFLLLVRPFLLELQGVTHSAIKSIAIPAHFTWARADKRREFLRVRRNAAGGLDLFANQSSGVLTSAVWGDGLVDNPPGQAIAIGDHVRFIPFSELLG
- a CDS encoding MoaD/ThiS family protein, which encodes MKVTVKYFASIREALGLASESVTTDSATLAALRDELIARGGAYADCLARGRSVRLAVDQVMCDEAVALVEGAEVAFFPPVTGG
- a CDS encoding molybdenum cofactor biosynthesis protein MoaE; translated protein: MENQATSPRVSIQTADFDLSTEVALLRAQDPRVGAVCSFIGTVRDRTAGTSGSISSMELEHYPGMTEKSIEAMMDAALKRFDIYGARVIHRVGLLQPLDQIVLVAVTSAHRGESFKACEFLMDYLKTQAPFWKKEQTPEGARWVDARVSDDAALARWGIAASN